AATATGATAGTTAAATGTTCCAATATTTTTTACAAGCATTTCTCGGTCAAAAGAACGAGTTAATAAATCAGGACGTTCTTTTTCCGCTAATGACAAGTTTACAAAAAATAGCGCCACTGCAGCAGCTAATACAATTAGTGCTTCTTTTTTTAGACCTTGAATAGAATGTGAGAATGTTTCACGGCGTACTAAGAATGCTAAAACGAGCACATCCACAAAAAGTAAAAAGTCTGTTGGCTCAATTAATTCTAAAATACTTCCACCTAACGCGCCAAAATTACTCGTTTGGAATAACAGTGGAATCGTAATAAAATCTTTAAAGAATCGATAGTAAACTGCATTCGCAAATAAAATAAACGTTCCTGTAAAACTAAAGAAAACAATTAATCGGTTTCTCCATTTTCCCGAAAAAAACAAACTAATTCCCAAAAATAATAAGGTTGTACTTAGTGGATTGAGAAATAGGATAAATTCTTGTGAACTCGAATCAATAGATATATTAAATTCTTTTTTATACACAATATATGTTTTGATCCACAATAAAATTGTGGCAATCAAAAACAATGATAATCGGGAAGATACTTTTTTAAACATAAACATCCCTCCAATAATAAAGCTGTTCCATTGCTCCATCAGATACTTCTTCATTTTCTTGTATCTACCTTTATACTAACATAACAAACTTTATAGTACTTTAATAAAATTTACAATAAATTAACTTTTGTTCATAATTGATATTATATCAATCTGAAAAAATAACGCAACAAAAACATATTTGAAATTTATGTCGAAAAAGGCATCTATCGCCTGGTTCATTTTTAATATGATTGTTCATAAAAAAAGACCTCCCCGCTATTTTAGCGAAAAGGTCTTCATCTATCTTTTTTTATTACTTTAAAGGAAATCCTTGCTTTGTTAAATAGTCTTTTATATATGTTCTTTTTGCCTCTTTAAGTGTATCTTTCATTTGATTTGTCCATGTTTCATTTCTTCTACCTTTCGTACGCTCAACATAATAAGCAGAAACGACTTCATCAAATTCATCTAATTGCTTTTTCAATGCTTCTTCATCTATTTGATACACATTTTCATGATAAGCAACAGACATTGGATAACGCGGACGTAAAATAGGGTCTTGTTCGGGGTAACCAACAGCTAATCCAAATAACGGTACAACATGTTTTGGTAGTTGTAACAATTCCGTTACTTCATGTAATTGATTACGTAATCCACCTATGTAACAAATACCTAACCCCATTGATTCACAAGCTAACGCTGCATTTTGAGCTGCTAAAGCAGCATCAATTACGCCGACCATAAACATTTCAGTCGATTCTAATGATTCGGTCATATCAATATTTTTCCATTCCGCTATCTTTTGATGGCGATATAAATCGGCACAAAATACAAAAAAGTGTCCATTTTGAGCAACATATTTTTGGTTTCCTGACAATACAGCTAATTGTTCCTTTTTGCCTTGTTCGGTTACTCCAATAATGGAATACGCTTGAATATAACTAGATGTTGATGCCATTTGTGCACATTCCACAATCGTATTAATTTGCTCCTTCGTTAATGACTCGTCTTTAAAGCGACGAATAGAGCGATGTTTCAACATACATTCAATCGTTTGATTCACGT
The genomic region above belongs to Massilibacterium senegalense and contains:
- the nfsA gene encoding oxygen-insensitive NADPH nitroreductase codes for the protein MNQTIECMLKHRSIRRFKDESLTKEQINTIVECAQMASTSSYIQAYSIIGVTEQGKKEQLAVLSGNQKYVAQNGHFFVFCADLYRHQKIAEWKNIDMTESLESTEMFMVGVIDAALAAQNAALACESMGLGICYIGGLRNQLHEVTELLQLPKHVVPLFGLAVGYPEQDPILRPRYPMSVAYHENVYQIDEEALKKQLDEFDEVVSAYYVERTKGRRNETWTNQMKDTLKEAKRTYIKDYLTKQGFPLK